In Lewinellaceae bacterium, a single window of DNA contains:
- a CDS encoding ATP-binding protein, with amino-acid sequence MTNTPLIGRIEERKILEKALQSPKAEMVSVIGRRRVGKTFLVKSVYEGRIDFEITGIQDATRQEQLRNFMIQLSSFSKGSFPQTQPKDWLEAFHFLSKFLEMKQKPEKMVVFLDELPWLSTHRSGFLKGLSFFWNSWAVNQNIVVVICGSAASWMIRKVVHHKGGLHNRITRRLALKPFNLAETEEFLKAKSINLDRYQILHLYMAMGGVPHYLDEIEAGKSAAQNINQICFSENGLLYDEFSKLYSSLFENSKAHVKVIRTLAKKRKGLTRSEIVQKSGLSKGGGTSKILEELLHSGFISMNYPFGKKKKDSVYRLTDEYSLFYIHFIEKNRNEGNGVWQQLSQTQEYMSWAGYAFESICLKHLPQIKKALGISGVYSIASAFYKKGNEEEEGMQIDLLIDRKDHVINLCEMKFYSAEVTITKSVAMELRNKIAHFKELTKTRKQVFLTLITTFGLKQNQHSLGLVDVALSMDKLFEREGG; translated from the coding sequence ATGACAAACACTCCTCTAATTGGCAGGATTGAAGAAAGGAAGATATTAGAAAAGGCTTTACAATCACCGAAAGCGGAAATGGTTTCTGTAATCGGCAGGCGGAGAGTAGGAAAAACCTTTCTGGTAAAGTCTGTGTATGAGGGGCGGATCGATTTTGAAATTACGGGAATCCAAGACGCTACCCGCCAGGAACAGCTTCGAAATTTCATGATACAGCTTTCCAGTTTTTCGAAGGGCAGTTTTCCGCAAACCCAGCCTAAAGACTGGCTGGAAGCTTTCCATTTCTTGTCAAAATTTTTGGAAATGAAGCAGAAGCCGGAGAAGATGGTGGTGTTTTTAGATGAATTGCCATGGCTGTCAACGCATAGGTCCGGCTTTTTAAAAGGGCTGAGTTTTTTTTGGAACAGCTGGGCCGTAAACCAAAACATAGTGGTCGTCATTTGCGGGTCAGCAGCCTCGTGGATGATCAGGAAAGTGGTTCACCATAAAGGCGGGTTGCATAACCGGATCACCAGGCGCCTCGCCTTAAAACCTTTTAACCTGGCGGAAACCGAAGAGTTCCTGAAGGCAAAAAGCATAAACCTGGACCGGTACCAAATCCTCCATTTGTATATGGCAATGGGAGGCGTGCCGCATTACCTGGATGAAATTGAGGCTGGAAAAAGCGCTGCTCAAAATATCAACCAAATATGCTTTTCTGAGAATGGGTTGCTGTACGATGAATTTTCAAAGTTATACAGCTCCTTGTTTGAAAATTCTAAAGCACATGTCAAAGTGATCCGGACATTGGCCAAAAAGCGAAAAGGCCTGACGCGTTCTGAAATCGTTCAAAAAAGCGGCCTTTCCAAAGGTGGGGGCACGTCAAAGATTCTCGAGGAATTGCTACACTCCGGTTTTATTTCCATGAATTATCCTTTCGGAAAAAAAAAGAAGGACAGTGTATATCGCCTAACCGATGAATATTCCCTGTTTTATATTCACTTCATCGAAAAAAACCGAAACGAAGGCAACGGGGTTTGGCAGCAACTCAGCCAAACTCAGGAATATATGAGCTGGGCAGGTTATGCCTTCGAAAGCATTTGCCTCAAGCATCTTCCCCAAATCAAGAAAGCACTGGGGATTTCCGGGGTTTATTCAATAGCTTCTGCCTTTTACAAAAAAGGAAACGAGGAGGAAGAAGGCATGCAAATTGACCTTTTGATCGACCGCAAAGACCATGTGATCAACCTTTGCGAAATGAAATTTTATAGCGCAGAAGTTACCATTACCAAGTCCGTGGCGATGGAACTACGCAATAAAATAGCCCATTTTAAAGAGTTGACGAAAACCCGGAAACAAGTTTTTCTGACGCTCATCACTACTTTTGGGCTGAAACAAAACCAGCATAGCCTGGGATTGGTGGATGTTGCTTTGAGTATGGATAAGTTGTTTGAAAGGGAGGGCGGTTGA
- a CDS encoding universal stress protein translates to MSKEKGQDGKPSIELLGIGSSKHRQLKANLQKALSSLSIDVPIREVTDIDELMGYEVAGIPALAINGQVLFQQVVPSVEDLSIVLKVLLSGSNNQKEEMLRQAAIAGIHQTSNLMKKILVPTDFSKNAESALLYAVELANKFGSSITLVNTFKVYSSAGMFLSVESYMEKDAAGQMLAAINRVEPMLAGGATIESQIIRGDAVPVIASLAEKGDYGLIVMGTQGASGLKEIFTGSITNGVMKSTRTPVLAIPNGYHYQPIKTIVFAVDEEGISHSGVTAVLVKIARAFGARIHVFHQGLGSKDDGIDPTVDIFLEGVDHSFHYELDEQNINESINSFVEDYQANLLCMVRRQRGFLEEAFHVSATTREVFDSPVPLLILHDEG, encoded by the coding sequence ATGTCTAAAGAGAAAGGGCAAGATGGAAAGCCAAGCATCGAGTTGTTGGGTATCGGGTCGTCAAAACACCGGCAACTGAAGGCCAATCTTCAAAAGGCATTGAGCAGCCTCTCGATCGATGTTCCCATCCGGGAGGTCACTGATATTGACGAGCTGATGGGCTATGAGGTGGCCGGCATTCCGGCTCTGGCCATCAACGGGCAGGTGCTCTTCCAGCAGGTGGTTCCAAGTGTCGAAGACCTGAGCATCGTCTTAAAGGTCTTGTTGAGCGGCAGCAACAATCAAAAAGAAGAAATGCTTCGCCAGGCGGCCATCGCCGGCATCCACCAAACGAGCAATCTGATGAAAAAAATACTGGTGCCGACTGATTTTTCGAAAAACGCGGAAAGCGCCTTGCTCTATGCCGTAGAACTTGCCAATAAGTTTGGGAGCAGTATTACCCTGGTCAATACTTTCAAGGTATACAGCTCCGCCGGCATGTTCCTGTCGGTTGAATCTTATATGGAAAAGGATGCCGCCGGGCAGATGCTGGCCGCCATCAACCGGGTAGAGCCCATGCTGGCCGGCGGAGCAACGATCGAGAGCCAGATCATCCGGGGCGACGCCGTGCCTGTTATCGCCAGCCTGGCGGAAAAAGGAGACTACGGCCTCATCGTCATGGGCACCCAAGGCGCCTCCGGTCTCAAGGAGATTTTCACCGGCAGCATCACCAACGGCGTGATGAAAAGCACCCGCACGCCCGTCCTGGCCATTCCCAACGGCTACCATTATCAACCCATCAAAACCATCGTTTTTGCAGTGGACGAAGAAGGCATCAGCCACTCCGGCGTTACGGCCGTCCTCGTTAAGATCGCTCGGGCCTTCGGCGCCAGGATTCACGTTTTCCACCAGGGCCTCGGCAGCAAAGATGACGGCATCGACCCCACTGTGGACATCTTCCTCGAAGGCGTCGATCATTCCTTCCACTACGAACTCGACGAACAGAACATCAACGAGAGCATCAACAGCTTCGTAGAAGATTATCAGGCCAACCTGCTTTGTATGGTGCGCCGCCAAAGGGGCTTCCTGGAAGAGGCTTTCCACGTCAGCGCCACAACCCGTGAGGTGTTCGACAGCCCGGTGCCGTTGCTGATATTGCATGATGAGGGGTAG